The following are encoded in a window of Halorarum salinum genomic DNA:
- a CDS encoding transcription initiation factor IIB encodes MSLRDVYDTGFDEQTDNHLFATCPECDGSVIADAGERRCTDCGLVITEQRIDHGPEWRSFDNDDTAPKRTGAPLTEARHDRGLSTEIGFGMNDPDRDLSNRKKAQVGRMRREHNRARFGSKAERNLAHACGELNRMTGALDLPKTVAERAAAIYREAMQADLIRGRSIETIAAGCLYAACRCDGVTRTLAEIADVARCGESKVKLGYRVLNEELGLEAAPRHPPELVPRLASVVGASSAVEHRAQGFARITVDEGIANGRNPNGVAAACVYSAGQAAGCSITQQELADEAGVTTLTIRKRVRELDGLADPA; translated from the coding sequence ATGTCACTGAGAGACGTCTACGACACCGGCTTCGACGAACAGACCGATAATCACCTCTTCGCGACCTGTCCTGAGTGCGACGGCTCGGTGATCGCAGACGCCGGCGAGCGTCGCTGTACCGACTGCGGACTCGTCATCACCGAGCAGCGGATCGACCACGGACCGGAGTGGCGCTCGTTCGACAATGACGACACCGCTCCCAAGCGAACGGGTGCACCGTTAACGGAAGCGAGACACGACCGCGGGCTCTCGACCGAGATTGGCTTCGGCATGAACGATCCGGACAGGGACCTCTCGAATCGAAAGAAGGCGCAGGTCGGACGTATGCGTCGCGAACACAACCGCGCGCGGTTCGGATCGAAGGCCGAGCGAAATCTTGCCCACGCTTGCGGTGAACTCAATCGGATGACCGGCGCGCTCGACCTACCGAAGACGGTGGCCGAGCGGGCGGCAGCGATCTACCGCGAGGCGATGCAGGCGGATCTGATTCGCGGCCGATCGATCGAGACGATTGCAGCGGGCTGTCTGTATGCGGCCTGCCGCTGTGACGGCGTCACCCGAACGCTGGCCGAGATCGCTGACGTCGCTCGGTGTGGCGAATCGAAGGTGAAACTGGGCTACCGCGTCCTCAACGAGGAACTCGGGCTCGAAGCGGCGCCACGCCACCCGCCTGAACTCGTGCCGCGACTCGCATCTGTGGTTGGCGCGTCCAGTGCAGTCGAGCATCGCGCGCAGGGGTTCGCACGTATCACGGTGGATGAAGGCATCGCGAACGGTCGGAATCCGAACGGTGTCGCTGCAGCGTGCGTGTATTCTGCCGGGCAGGCAGCAGGGTGCTCGATCACACAACAGGAACTCGCGGATGAAGCAGGCGTTACTACGCTCACGATTCGGAAACGGGTTCGTGAACTCGATGGGTTGGCTGATCCGGCCTGA